The genomic window CTGCAAGTTTGCGCTTCACCCAGGGGCGCTGTTCCTCAGGGAGATGGTCAAGAACGTTCCTCATCTTGTGCACCTGGCACCTCTGGACGGGTACGTCATTCCCGAGCACATCAGCCACTGCCCTGCGCAACGCCTTGGAACCATCTATGACAACGAGCAGCCCATCCGTCTTAAGACCCCGCTCCGCCAGGTTGGTGACCAGCCCTTTGCATACCGAAGCATTC from Bacillota bacterium includes these protein-coding regions:
- a CDS encoding IS256 family transposase — encoded protein: MAKPLDGIDLVVLYIDGIVLAEHTAVCALGIDIDGKKRILGLWEGATENASVCKGLVTNLAERGLKTDGLLVVIDGSKALRRAVADVLGNDVPVQRCQVHKMRNVLDHLPEEQRPWVKRKLA